ACTGGAGAATCAGAAAATCCAGCTGAGCGGAGACCTGGAGAGAGTGAcagtggagagagaggagaacaaGAGGAGGCTGCAGACCGTGGAGACAGAAATAACGGAGAGAGAACAGATGTTTGAGAAGCCAGAGGAACTGCTGAGAGAGAAGGAACAACTTTTACGCTCTCAGTGGAACTTTGACAAGGAGAAAGAAATGTGTGAGAGGGAGATGCTTAAGAGAGAGAAACTGCTGGAGCCAATAGAAAACCAGCTTCGTAATTctaggaaaaagaaaaataaccaaGAGGAATAATGTTGGTACTTAAATCAGTTAacacaatgacaaaaatgttcctttttttggATAAGGCATATTTAAGGCCctatttttacagtgtaaagcGTACTGATAAGGTGTGTAAAggtgtgttttctttattcagTATCAGAGAATTCCCCAAGCCAGTCTCTTGCTCTGAATGCACATTAAGGTAGCACAGACTGGAAAGGTTTGTGTTGGAAAGACAATTTATCTTAGGAAACCATCGGGAAGTGTTTTAGTATCAGCCATGATAAAGGCTGTTAAAATTCCTTAACTTataaggaaaggagcttcattgcTTCCTTTATTCTCTCCTTTAGCCGAGGAAACACTGGACAACCCTTTACCAAACgagagatgaaaagacgacccacaattctttgcaTCAACTTCATTAAAGTGATGTGCCTGTTGACAGctcatcaaaataaatgatgaataaactttaaaagtaaaaattatcaCAGTTTTTCCCGTTGTCTGCTTTAATCATTTGTttctctcattattattatcatttttttttatttcttccacTTCAACTATTCCTTTCCTTATATGCATCCTACATCTATATGTACAGCATTTgtacagtctctctctctccctgtctttaatgtttttatacattttaatccTAGTTTGAATTCACAACTCATATTCCTCATCTTTCAGTTATGTTCCCCCAAAACAAATAaacgcacacacatacacactcatatatctatatttcatttaatttcatttatttgttctaGTCATGGCAAAATCCACATTCCCTCACAAAGAGACGTTCAACCTCACTCCACTTCATGGCTAGAAAGGAGCAGGGAGAAGAAGATTCTTATTTCCTACCCCACACTCAAAACACAAATGTTCAACAGTTGGTCTGCCAAGTTTACAATAACTGGGAGAATAATATTACAGCAACATtcaaaaaaaatacagtaacaTTTTCAAGACTCTGACAACGCCTGCCCTCAGCAGTGAAATAGGAAAACACCCTATTCTCCATGTTCATAATGTCTTATGAGTCtctctttaaacattttcttgaaCTCAAATATATTCAGGCAGCTCTTCATATCGCTCTGTAAGGAattccacattttaactccaaccacagaaaaacacatctgTTATAAAGTCGTGATGTGATGTATAAATATGTAACACATATTTATACATATAATACAgggcttaacaaatgtattagaccagctgtcatatctgtctcagagaccatccagcatcatgaagtgcttcaatgcagactctttcattttcagtcagctctccacgttttaccattttgaacaggaatgaggaatttcaaactgaattcacccaaatttgagccggctcactgggcttctctgagaagtcagaaatgaatcaagcataacattcaaccactaaaactcatttttctcttcaggaatgcaagtaaataactataatttgacacattaatcaagaaatattaatgtgcgttactattttttcagttttttgtaaatcagtaaatttgaaaattcatggataacaacaataattctattttagcattaaaaatatcatttgggttaaagagcttctacatattggtgtattaaccattgcaggaacataaaaatgattttggtaattaccaatgctgttaatttagggcagctgtggcagaaaccttactttgggtggtctaatacatttgttaagcactgtatatatatgtatatattcaAGTATTTCAAGTGTGTCGTCCTCCACTTGTCATGTTCTGTCTTGCACcactaaatgattaaaaaaaggatcaATATGACCACAATATTACTAGCAGTgattaaaattcattttcaaaCTAATAATTTATGTGATAAATAGAAGGACATGGAGATGACCAGAGAACAATACAGACATGACACCTAGATCACCCCACTGATGATTACaagcttatttttctttttttgtccaaacaGTAAATCAGTCGATGAGTCGGTATTTTGAACTGaatttgttttgctattttgaaatgttaaagtaATGTGAAAAAAGTTTATAAATCAAAACTGTTTTGATTAATAGACTTGGCATGTTATCATATTGTGACTATTATATTAATCATCATAGTTATGAAAGTAAGACAAGGAAAAAGTGTAACCACTGAAAGCACACCCTCTCTGGTTGTTATGGCAGACAGCAGGTAAGACACACGACTGTGCAGGCTTACTATCCAGGACAACACCAAGGCGCTCCTAAGTTGGGACACACATGTCTAAACTGGCTGAAAATGTCACGACTTggtctgctcatctcatcctgcatccCCCATAACCACCAACACCAGAGTCTAGACTCCATAAAAGGGGGTCTAGACCAGGGTCTGTTGGCCTCACTGCCCTTCCAAGAACAGGAAGACATTTTGATACAGTCTAATCACTGAAGACAATGCagatttaattttaataaaaattggCAGAATAAATATCTGTTCACTTATTTAAGCCTCTGACTGAACTGAAGGTTCAGCTCTGCCCTCAGCAGTCCTTCTGTAGTCATGAAGAACTAAATAACAGGACTATCATTACAGCTGAAGTTTAAACTTTAGCTGACTGGCCTCATGATCATCCGTGATATGGCTGCTTATTCCATCTATAACAGGTAAACACCTTCCTGCCTTGTTAAACACTGATCATTTTATTGTCAGACTTTGGTTGCTAAAGTTTTTCACAAACTGAGGTGAGCTGACTGGACGGCACGACAGGTGagctgtgagaaaaaaatatatttactagTAATAATTAAAGTTTAATGATAAATCATTCATCATTTCCTACTGTGGATTTAAAATCTGAACACCTTCATAAATAGAAaagtttgtctttatttaaaggAGAGCAGAATCCTTCTGTCCTACTCttaaaaatcttcttttttATAGAATTATATTTGCCAGCGATCCAGCATGTCTCAGCATTCAGATGACCAGCTGAACCGTGAGTACTTTGTTGTTTCTTCCAGTTAAATCATTTTCTGGATGTGTTTTTGAGTCTGTTCCTCACTAACTGTATACTTCAGTCTT
This genomic stretch from Cheilinus undulatus linkage group 22, ASM1832078v1, whole genome shotgun sequence harbors:
- the LOC121505020 gene encoding trichohyalin-like, producing the protein MSLQRDDSLSYDDALPSEMPPDSGQFNFPMCKNSMMLIGGIGLFLVILAVGVACFLRRKKKKQFRGVVTTLRDELENQKIQLSGDLERVTVEREENKRRLQTVETEITEREQMFEKPEELLREKEQLLRSQWNFDKEKEMCEREMLKREKLLEPIENQLRNSRKKKNNQEE